The Sporosarcina sp. Te-1 DNA window AAGTACTCATTTCTAGGCTTGCAGCAATACCGTCTGTTTTTAATGACGGAAGCCGTTCTGTTACTGCTGTTAGCGTGTTTTCAGTCCATCCTGACAGATTCATTAATGGTCCTCTTTCTAGGAATTCTTGCAGGTTATGTCTTAACCCTGTTCCGAACGATCCGGACTACGGGAGTGAATAATGGCATCATGACAGGGAATACGAAAAATTTAATGAATAACCTTTATAAAGTGCTGTTCCAAAAAGATCAACAAGCGAAAGAAGAATGCAGAAATTTATTGATTGGCATCCTTTTGTTTATTCTCGGTGTGGGAGCCGGCACACTCGTAGTGAAATTGGATGCCCGGTTGAACTTATGGTGCGCATTTTCCATCGTTTGCCTAACCGCCATTTGGATTGAGGTGAAATGGATTTCTAAAATGAAGCGATTGAACGGCTAGGTGAGCAGCAAAACTCTGACTAAAAAATAATCGAATTAATTGAAATACATTGATCCCATCTTACAACAAAAGGACGCACCCGCCTTAAAGGGATGCGTCATAAAGTATGGTTATGTTTGTGAACGAGTCAAACCGAGCTTTTCTTTTACTTCCTTCAGTTGTTCGGTATGTCGCATTTCATGATAGGCGATAAAAGGTATCCATTGTTTCAAATTTAAGTCGCCGAAGACAGGTGAGGATATGCCTTTTTTTCTAAATCGTCGGCTGAGGACTGTTCGACAAATTCGCGTAATGCTTCATGCGTCTGAAATAGCTTAGTTTTTAACTCGGCAAGCGAACGAGCGTCTTCAGTTGGTACTGCAAATGGAGGCGCCTGGACTTTTGTAGAACGATTCACGGACAGTTCGATCGGCTTGTCAGCAACTCTCTTCTCATCCCCTGTTGCAAGTTGGTGGGCAATTGTTTGCGTAATGCCACCCTCCATCAAATATAAATGCTCCAGGATTTGTTGTATAGACCATTCTCGGTCGGAAGGCTTTTTATTAATATCGTCATCTGAAAGGTCATTCAACTCATTCAGTAGCTCTTCTCGTGCCTTATCGTTGATCTGCATATGGTTGCCCCTTTCTACATGAGTTTTCATCATATCATCTTGGACACTGAATTACTTTGATAACGACCTAGATAGACAAGAGTGATAAAGGAGAATAGACATGCGATAGATGTACACTCAAAAAACAGCAGCAAATTATCCCACGATGAGCGGGTTGTTTGTCCAAGTAATTTACAGTATGTTCATTCTAAGGTGTATCACTCGGCCAAGATGAATGAGAGTAACTGACACTGGTATTCTTTCCGTATTCAATTCCATCCGGATACTTTCTGTCCAGCCATGAACGGCAGCAGACGCATAGGTGGACTGTAAAACAGTGCCCTGATCCCCGAAAAATAAAAGCAACAGGAGAATTTGTTTTAAAATGCGAAACAGCTGCTTTGGTACCATAGGCGACACTCCAATGTCATATCGAACATGCGTCTCATATTCTCTGTGCTAACATCCTTCGCATGATCAAAAAATTGAAATACTAGCATTATTTACCATTTATCAAAAAGCAGTATTCTGCAATCGCAGTTTTCGTATTCCGATAGACATGCTTTCTCGCCCGACATCTGCCACAACATAAATTGCTGATTGACTTTTACTCGTCAATTCAGCGACCAGTTCCTGAAGACTTGAGGCCCCTGTTATAACAATTACCAGATATTTAAATTATCTCCAGTCCGGACAAATTGAGTGGGTTCTCCGCTTTGTTAACGGGATGATCGCTATACTTTTAATCCAGATTAAAAAAATGATTTAGATGATTGGAATGACCTATCAGTAAAGCGAATATATTCAAGGGGAAGGAGGCATATCACATGTCGCAAAAAAACAAGCAAAAATATATTGCCACACCTGTGCAGACGATTTTTAAAAAGTTTGCCGATTATCGTGATGTTACCCTCGTCTATGGCGAACCCATCGAGGTAGGATTAAAAAAGGTTGTTCCTGTAGCAAAAGTGAAGTATGCAGTAGGTGGTGGGGGCGATGGCAACGGTGGAGAAGGAGGCGGTGGTTCCTTTTCTATCCAACCGATTGGTATGTTTGAAATATCCCCTGACAAGCTTACCTTCACATCGGTAAAAAATATGCAAAAACGAAATGTCCTGATTCTACTTGTAGTTGGTCTGGCTGGATTACTACTCTTTCGGAAGAAAAAAAGAAGATGAGCACAGCATCCCCTAATATTATCGTAGGGGATTTTTTTGTTTCTTAGGTTACTAGTTATACAGCAACAAAGCAACCGTTCCTTCTACTTCTCTTCATCTCGGAAAAGAGCCGATCAATTCTTGTCGAAAAGGTAATAACGTTAGTTGGAACTTGTACAAAATTTACGTGCTAGTGTATAGAGGCCCGACCAATGAACTGCTTATTGAGTATACATACTAGAAAGCGCAATAGGAGGTGAATGGATTGGAAAAAAAAGAGAGCCGAGAAGAATTGTATGGGCTGTCCAGCCAGCTGATGGAATTGTTTGTGTCAGATTTATTCACAAAGAACAAGGTGAATGTTAAAGAGGCGAAACAACGTTTAACACTGGAACAAAAATTGCAGCTAAAACAAACGGTAGAACAGCTTAAAATTCAAGTAGAAGACTTTTTAGAATCAAAAGCCGTACGTCAAGTCACCTCAACGACAGAAAAAACAGCGGAGCCTGCTGTAAATCCGCTGCGTCAGGCAATCATTCAGAAGATACAAAATAAAGGGAAATGAAAAAAATAAAAAAAACTAGATAGTTTGTCCAACTCTAACCATGAATTGAACATGTAATAGAAGAGAGAGGAGGGATGTAACAATGGAATATTATTCTTCTGAGGAGAAGGAATGGTCTGCACTTGACCGATCCTCCGAGCATCCAATCGCTTCCTGTTCACGTGAATCTTCAAACACGGGGGCGGACGCTGATTTGATATCTGATATTGAACAGCTTTCCAACGAACTAATTGTGATCCGGGATTCCTGTAATATCACAGTGAGAACGACGGATACGCAGGTAGCTGTATCTTTGCAAGCAGCACTTCAAGTCGCTATCGCTATCGTTGTAAACATTTCAATTGCAGACGGCAATCGGGCTGAACGTGTCACAGCTGAATTATTGGAGAGAGCACAAATCCGCCAGACGAACCGTCAAAGATTGATTATTGTCAACTCCCGTGATGTTGATGTTACAACGGAAGATACGGACGTAGCGATTTCCTTGCAGCTGCTCCTTCAAATCCTTCTTGCGCTGATTGTCCAATTGGATATTCTGTAAATAACGCACTGGAGTAGAGGAAGAGAAAGTTCAGCAAATAGGTAGCCACCCCCCGTAAAATCTATTCAATAAATAACCTCCTTCTGCAGCTCATACCTAACAAGGGAGGTTATTTTCTCATTTCTTTTGTACATAGTTTCATGATATTTGAAAGGCATGGTGTATCTCCATCTAGCCACTATAATGGAATACTCTCCAGTCGATGCTTTGAGTCAAAAAGCTGCCAAAGATCTTATTCTGGGAAAGTCACTCGTTTGTATTTATAGAAGGCAAATATTCTCAAGCAAGTTCCTTTCTATAACTTTCTCGAATAATCCGCCAACTGTTCAACTGGAAACCTCGTCTTGTGCTATTTTTTGACCGAATAGTCATTCTTTTAGCGGCCGTGGATACGACGATTAGCAGAAACTCCATAGACAGGGGAGCGGAAGTGCAAGATTGGATCAGCGGAATTCTCAATACCATCTGTCATGACAGTTGGATCAAACACCATCCGATCCGCACTCTCCTCTCGAATGCTCTTTATGGTTAGTAGACCGGCGTCAACTGTTTTTCGCTCCTTTGGCCATTTGATACTTGGATCATCAATGTTATCTTCCGGGGCTGCCAACTGGAGGATTAGCCGAAAACGTATCTGATGTCCCGTTTCCAAACGTCTCCTTAATTCACTCTCCAAATTTGTCGGTGGTCCAAATCCCTTTCTTTCTTTTAAGCCCTCAGACAGAAGAGGTTCCCAAGTAAATCGGACCGCTTGTCGTTCCCCTTCATGGGACACTAGATAAAATGAGTGTAAGGAATGGTAGCATTCTGTTGCAAAACTGATGGGCGGCTTCAAACTTCTCAATAAATCAGGGAGCGTCGAAAACTCGGGCATTCTCCTTAAGACTTCCAACTTCTCTAGAAGGGATAATGGTTCTCTCGTCAGCACTTGTAATAAACGGACGAAGGCTTCTGGTGTTTTCGTGATAAAAACAGGTATATTCGCCATAGTTAAATTTGTAAAGCTCCCATCTGGCAGCCGAAACTGTACAGCCATGCCTTTGATTGGAACCAACAGCTCATTTGGATCCGGTGTTGGCCAAAAATGAGAAAAGCGTACGACTGCCGGCACAGGATCTCTTTGCAAATGAAGTGCCCTTGTCCAATTAGACGCTTCACCGCTTGGCTCGAAGATTGCATCGAATGCAATCCCTTTTGTATGGGCACGACGATAACCAGGAAAAGTACCCACTACTCTCTCAATCGTATTGACTGCCTCTGCGGGCGTCACGTTCTTTTGAAGTTCCTTACTCATTTTGTCACTCCTCTTGAAAAATGAATTCCTTGTATAGTGAATACCCTGCTATCCCTACAATCAAAAGCCGTTATCTTCTTTCTCATGTTTAAAAGAAAGTTGTACGTGAAGTTAAATACAGTAGAAGACGGACTATTCTTCTAATTGTAAACATATCTTTGAATCGCTATACTTTGTAGAGAATCGAAAATAAAGGATGATGAAGATGAAGTTTGAAGAAGTACTACCTCGATTAAAAAAGGGAGAAAAGGTAATCCGTGAAGGATGGGGCGGAGCCGAGCTCTATGTCAAACTAGTTGGTGAGAAGGAATTGGATGGTTTGAAATTGAACCCTTATTTTGTCATCAACGTAGAAGGGGAAGGTTACACGATGTTCACTCCGACGGTCTGTGATCTGCTAGCAGAAGACTGGAAAGTAGTTTGAGGTTGTGTGCATTGATGTGACCCCTAAAAGTTAGAGTTTTATATTAGGCAGCTAATTGGCTGGTGTGAAGACGGTATTGAACCGGACTCATGCCAGCCAGTTTCTGTTTGATCCGTTTGTTGTTGTAATACTCTATGTATGCCTCGATAGCCCTTTTCAGTTCCTCATAGGTGCGCGGCGGTTCGCCATAATACATCTCCTGCTTTAATAATCCAAAGAAATTCTCCATTGGCGCGTTGTCCAGACAGTTCCCCTTCCGTGACATGCTCTGGTATACTTTGTGTTTCTTTAAGGTCGCAACCCATTTTCCATGCTGGTAATGCCAGCCCTGATCCGAGTGGATCGTCGTCCGGTATCTTGCGTTCTTTACGATTTCAAGGGCTTCCTCTAAGGGTTTCATCACAAAGTCAAGCGTCGGGCGCATGCTGATGCCATACGAAAGAATCTCTCCATTATACATATCCATTACTGGGCTAAGATAGAGTTTGAGGCTGTCTGAACACTTGAATTCTGTACTATCTGTGGTCAGTTTCTGACAGGGGATTGTCGTCTTGAACCGGCGGTGAAGACGGTTTCTCACCACTGTGCCAACGTTCCCCTGGTATGAACTGTAACGGCGTGATTTCCGAGTGAACTTATTGCCTTTCAATCCTAGTTTCCGCATGATGCGCTGCACCTTTTTATGATTCACTACGAGTCCACGATTCTTTAATTCCATCTGGATTCTTCGATATCCATAGTTTTCATTGTGTTCATCAAAAATGGATTGAATCGTTTCTTCCAACTTTTGATTAGGATTATCCTGTCTCATTTGTTTTACATGATAGTGATAAGAGGACTCGGGGATGCCGACCTTCCGCAGGACATCTTTCAGTCGGAATTCTTCTTTGAGTTCGAATGATAGCGCTGCTTGTGCTTTTCGAGATAGCCGTCCGGATCCATCTGAAAAGCTCGCAACTTTTTTAGGTAAGCCACCTCCAAGCGGAGGAGTTCATTTTCCCGTTCCAACTCCTGTTCACGTGTCATTTCATCCTGTTGCGCTGGCTTCTGGACCTTCTTAACGTTCTTTGCTTTTTCAGGCATGGCTGGCCGTCCTTTCGGGTTGTCCAGGGCTTCCGCACCGCCTTCAAGAAACCTCTTTTTCCATGAGGAGATGAGTGGTGGATTCGTCAGGCCGAAGTGAAGTGCCGTTTCTGCCCGCGAAGCGCCTGTTCTTTTCATAAAGCTTAGTACATCCAGCTTGAATTGAACAGAATAAACCTCATGGTTTTTCTTTCTCATGATTCCTTCCACACCATATTTCTGGTACGCTGACACCCACGCCCTAAGCTGTCCAGTTGACTTCACACCATATTTTTTTGTCAGTGCGTCATAGCCAAGTCGTCCAGTTAAATACTCGCAGACAATCATCACCTTAAATTCATCACTATATTTAGCCAAAAGAAAACACCCCAAAAGTTAGTTTTTGACTCTAACTTTTGGGGTGCACTTCAGAACTCCTGCGTTTTTTCTTTGGACTATGAAGAATTCTCTATGTAAGGAACACTTCAATTTCTTCTATGATAACCTTCAGATTCCGTTCATTTTGATAGTGGCTCGCACCCTGTAAAGTGATCGTTTTGGGTAACGAAGGGAACACTTCTTTTGCCCTTGGAATAACATCCTCAGCAGGGAAAAACACATCGTTTTCAGCCGCGATGAGTAGAGTAGGGGCTTGATAATTCGACAGTTCTTCCATTGTTGCATAGCTCGGAAAAGCAGTTTCCAATTTTACATAGTCATACACATATTTTATTTGCAATAGCAAGTCAGAATCAATTTCGGAATCAAACATTGCCTGACTGGCCCGAATTAAGTTTTTCTCATTAGGAAACAACTTGTATGCGGCGAGTGGAATGAGAATTTTGTTTAGCATGTTGGTCATCTTTCCGCCAGCAATTCCGGATGGTACGAGCAGAACAGCTTTCTCAATCCGTTCAGGAGCATAAGCAGCCAATCGAATAAGAATACCTCCTCCATATGATGGTCCGATAAATTTTGCTTTTGTGACGCCTAGACCATCCATCATGTCGCAAACCCATTGCGCATATTCATCGGACTTGGGTTGTAACCGGACTTCATCACTCTTCCCAGGATGGCCAATGGTGTCCGGCGCATAAAGCCGATAGTGTTTCGCAAGCGGTTCGAACCATTTTAAAGTAATAGGATTTACAACATTCCCTCCATGAAAGCAGATTAGAGGGTCTGCCTCCGGATTTCCTCCAAGCAGAATATGTGTTTTGCCAAATCGCGTTGTCACATATACACTTTCAAATTTGGTATCTAGTTTGTTTTTCAGTTTATCATACATTTCAATGATTTTTTTCTTGCCTTCTGGACTTTTATAGATGGTCTTCATGATTCATGCCTCCTCAAATAGTTGATTAGCTAGACTCTTGATGAATAACTGAATGACTTGGTCAAAATGATCCTCACCAATCTCATTTTTATGAAGCAATGTAAAGAAGATGCTTTTTAAAGCGGAAGATACAAATCCACTGTCATGGTCTATGTTCAAATACGTTAGGAGTCTTGCAATGCCCTCTTCATCCTTTTTTAGATGCTGTGCTATTTCCTCTTTGGGAAGTTTCTTGATAATATGTTCATAATCGCCGTTCTGAAGATTCAATAGCCAGGGGTTCTTTTGTATTTCCAAAAATAGCTCCTGGACAGTGTGAATAAAAATTTGTTTAGGCTCTTCGTTTGAAGCTTGTGCATTTTCAAGCATTTTACATTTGACCCGCTCGTCGATTCTTTCAAGAACTTTAAAAAATAGAAGTTCTTTTGAAGGGTAAAACAAATAAAAAGCCCCCTTGGAAATCCCGACCCTTTTTACAAGTTCGTCGACGGTTGTTTTTTTGAGACCATAAATCGACCAGCATTCTTCTGCTGAGTTTAGTAGTTGTTCATTTATAAGAATTCTCTCTTCCTCACTAAATCCTTTTGCCACGATATCACCTCAATTTATATGACTGAAATTTTAAATTTGGTCATAAGCAATCGTATACTAATTCTGTGCGAAATACAAATGGTTTTCTAGCTTCGTGTTTTACATGACTTTGTCTAGAATGTTAGTACTAATCACTGACCTCTATTCCTCTAAATGAGGACCTTTTGCTTTGAAATAATATAAAATTAACGTACAGGAGATGGATTGGAATAAAATATACGAGTATGAGACAGGAAAGGAGAATACCCCATGAAATCCAAACAAAAGAAAGAGAAGACGCTAAGCCAACCATATAACCTAGTTAACAAAAGGATGGGGATATGCTGCGTCTCTCGTTCTGCTGCCTTATGCAATCCTAAAATCGCTTTGGGCCTGGGGATCAACTGTAGGACTAACCACAAACCAGGCTGTACAAGACATAGCAGGTGTTGGTGGCACATTGAAAGAAGGATCAACTATTCTTTATTCGTTATATGAGAGGGGTATAGATTTCACAGCGATTTTGGCGATACTAGCTTCATTATTCCCATTAACTCTAGTTACTACCTGGGGGGAGAAACTGCCAAAACGGATCATCATCTTGTTAGGATGGGCAATTGGCGGTCTTACAGTGCTGATCAGCTTTCTCACCGCTCTTCAATGTTTAGGTGTGCATTCGAAAGGTGACATGCAAGGGATGGCCATTTGGGTGTATCTCATTACGTATGGAGGGTTATTCTTGTGGGGAGTTACGGTGTTTCTGGCGACTCTGTCCTTCCAGAATCGAATTATAAATAAATAGTCTATCTGAATTCGCCCCATAATGATTCCAACTTTTCATGGTACCGGAGAAGGTACAAAGTCCAGTCTCTCAATTCATGAAAAGAGCAACTGGGCTTTTCTTATGTGTTTCTACAAATTTTTTGCAAAGGGAACAGAAGAGGCATGTTAGATGATAAGATAGAATGGTTTCATCAATCGGCACGATAATAAAATAGCTAATTTTGAGGAGGTATCCAATGAAGTTCGAAGAATTTGTTGGAAGGACAGTCTTTATCACCGGTGCGGGATCCGGAATTGGGCAAGCACAGGCATTCGCTTTCTTGGCGAATGGCGCCAACGTATTTGGGATGGATGTCGACGTGGCTGGCATGGAAACAGTTCAACGGATGCATCCAACCCGCTTTCATTTTAGGAAGGGCGATGTGCGAAGCAAGCAGGAGATACAGGAGGCTGTGGAGATGGCATTATCCCGTTTCGATGACATCCATATTTTATTGAATACGGCCGGCGTGCTCGACGGCTATTCGAAAACGCTCGAGACAGACGAGGAACTGTGGGACCGCATCATGGATACGAATGTGAAAGGGACATACTTGGTAACGAATTGTGTGCTGCCTCACATGCTAGCACGGTCGTCCGGCATTGTGGTCAACATGGCATCGATTGCTGGTTTGGTTGCAGGAGGGGGCGGTGCGGCCTATACTGCCTCCAAACATGCGATCGTCGGCTATACAAAGCAATTGGATTATGATTATTGCCGGGCCGGCATCCGGGCGAACGCGATTGCCCCGGGCGCCATTCAAACGCCGATGAATGCCGCGGATTTTGAAGGGGACGGGGCAATGGCGAAGTGGGTGGCGGATGAGACGCCGGCGGGTCGATGGGCGCATCCCTCGGAAGTCGCCAATCTTACGCTTTTCCTGGCAAGTGTTGCATCAGATTATATGCATGGCACCGTTGTGCCGATTGATGGAGGGTGGATTGCAAAATAGTCGTATTCAGTAATTAGTATTTCTGTTATTCTACCCAAGTAAGCTTAAAGGGCTTGCACTGCGGCACTTCGTTCAGATATTATATCTGACTTCCTTTGGCCGTAGTTATGACTAAAATGGCGAGCGTGCCATTTTACAAAGGAGAAATCATGATGAATACGACTTCCTTCAAGGAAACCCCTCAATCCACTGTCAGTGAAGTGGCCAAAACTGCCATTGTCGCAGCTTTGTATGTCGCTGTCACCCTTCTTTTAGCGGTCATCAGCTTTGGTGCCGTGCAGCTCCGCCTTTCTGAAATGTTTAATTATCTTGCGCTATTCCATAAACGGTATATCGTCGCCGTGACCCTTGGTGTCATTTTGGCGAATTTTATGTCACCCACTTGGATTCTCGACGTACCAATTGGCGGTATTGCAACATTCCTCGTGTTGCTGATTTGTCGAGCTGCGACGAAGAAGATAAAGAACTTGGTACTCAAATTTGTAGTGACGGCAGTCATCTTTGCATTTTCTATGTTCACAGTAGCAATCCAGTTGGCCTTCATATATGGTTCACCTTTTTGGCCGACTTGGTTCACCGTGGGCATCGGCGAGCTGTTATCCATGACAGTTGGCGGTATGGTCGTCTACTCGTTGCAGAAAAAATTAGATTTTACGAAATAAAGCATGAAAGCACATTCTTTTATGGAGGGTGTGCTTTTTACTATGCGTAGGACCTATCTAGTATTCTTTCTTTCCACACTAGCAAATAGTCTAGTCTTTTTCTATCGTTTTAACCAATTAACAGTTATTTAGATTGATTATTACCTAATAGTTTTTGTATAGTAGGGGAGTTGGAAAATTGACTGAAGGAGTGATATGCACATGTTGAAGAAATGGACTGTCTTGCTTGCGGTAGGACTTTTAGCGGCTTCATTGGCCGCTTGTGGAGATGATAAAAAAGAGGACGCTGCAAAAGAGAATGCTGCTTCCTCCGTACAAAACGATACCGACAAAACAAAGTCTAATGAAGAACAAGACGACGACACTGGTGCTGTCGAATTGAAAGAAGATCAACTCGGCATCAGTGCGAAGGAGTTTCAAGCTGATTTTAATGAAGCGGCAGAGACAGAGGGGATAGCGTACCGGGTGAATCATTCCCAATGGTCTGATCCAAGAAACGGACTCCGGATCGTTGATATTCTTTTGGACGAGGATTATCGTATCCAGCTGTTGGGCAACGAAGGTGAAGAGAATGTACGTGCTCTAATGTTAGATGCGGATGGTAATGATGACATCCGTACTATTAAAGCGTTGATTAAAACAGTAGATAAGCAAGCGACGGATGGAGACATTGACAATATTTTGAAGGAGTTGAAGTTAATCGACTCGCAAGATGAGAAGCAGGAGTATACTACAGCCACTTTACACAGCTATCAATTCTTGTTGCGGAACCAATCAGGTATCGAACTCATCATCGCAAATGAAAAGGATCCGTTGATTACAGAAGAAAATTGGAAAAATGGAGAATTCTAATCAGGAGTTTTTCAGAAGTTCACCTGCAAGCGAGGTGGACTTCTTTTTTATTCCAAAGCCAATTGCTGCCTATCTGGAAGCCTCCGAATCATCTTTCAGCAACGCCAGTGCGTCTTGAAGCAAATCCATGTCATCGAGGATAACCGACTTCAAAGTGACGGGGGCAGCATGATATTCATTGGCGAGATGCTGAAGTTCCCTTGTGAGTATATACTGTTCGCGCTCAATTTGCATATGCACTACCT harbors:
- a CDS encoding TetR/AcrR family transcriptional regulator encodes the protein MAKGFSEEERILINEQLLNSAEECWSIYGLKKTTVDELVKRVGISKGAFYLFYPSKELLFFKVLERIDERVKCKMLENAQASNEEPKQIFIHTVQELFLEIQKNPWLLNLQNGDYEHIIKKLPKEEIAQHLKKDEEGIARLLTYLNIDHDSGFVSSALKSIFFTLLHKNEIGEDHFDQVIQLFIKSLANQLFEEA
- a CDS encoding 3-oxoacyl-ACP reductase, with the protein product MKFEEFVGRTVFITGAGSGIGQAQAFAFLANGANVFGMDVDVAGMETVQRMHPTRFHFRKGDVRSKQEIQEAVEMALSRFDDIHILLNTAGVLDGYSKTLETDEELWDRIMDTNVKGTYLVTNCVLPHMLARSSGIVVNMASIAGLVAGGGGAAYTASKHAIVGYTKQLDYDYCRAGIRANAIAPGAIQTPMNAADFEGDGAMAKWVADETPAGRWAHPSEVANLTLFLASVASDYMHGTVVPIDGGWIAK
- a CDS encoding YoaK family protein; this translates as MKKDPLQHERIKTSLTIIATFLMGFIDAYTFDERNGTFASAQTGNMIMLGAKLFSGEWQESASHLTVLAGFALGVFGGEAISSKYSFLGLQQYRLFLMTEAVLLLLLACFQSILTDSLMVLFLGILAGYVLTLFRTIRTTGVNNGIMTGNTKNLMNNLYKVLFQKDQQAKEECRNLLIGILLFILGVGAGTLVVKLDARLNLWCAFSIVCLTAIWIEVKWISKMKRLNG
- a CDS encoding DUF2829 domain-containing protein, whose translation is MKFEEVLPRLKKGEKVIREGWGGAELYVKLVGEKELDGLKLNPYFVINVEGEGYTMFTPTVCDLLAEDWKVV
- a CDS encoding catalase; this translates as MSKELQKNVTPAEAVNTIERVVGTFPGYRRAHTKGIAFDAIFEPSGEASNWTRALHLQRDPVPAVVRFSHFWPTPDPNELLVPIKGMAVQFRLPDGSFTNLTMANIPVFITKTPEAFVRLLQVLTREPLSLLEKLEVLRRMPEFSTLPDLLRSLKPPISFATECYHSLHSFYLVSHEGERQAVRFTWEPLLSEGLKERKGFGPPTNLESELRRRLETGHQIRFRLILQLAAPEDNIDDPSIKWPKERKTVDAGLLTIKSIREESADRMVFDPTVMTDGIENSADPILHFRSPVYGVSANRRIHGR
- a CDS encoding QueT transporter family protein: MNTTSFKETPQSTVSEVAKTAIVAALYVAVTLLLAVISFGAVQLRLSEMFNYLALFHKRYIVAVTLGVILANFMSPTWILDVPIGGIATFLVLLICRAATKKIKNLVLKFVVTAVIFAFSMFTVAIQLAFIYGSPFWPTWFTVGIGELLSMTVGGMVVYSLQKKLDFTK
- a CDS encoding alpha/beta fold hydrolase, with translation MKTIYKSPEGKKKIIEMYDKLKNKLDTKFESVYVTTRFGKTHILLGGNPEADPLICFHGGNVVNPITLKWFEPLAKHYRLYAPDTIGHPGKSDEVRLQPKSDEYAQWVCDMMDGLGVTKAKFIGPSYGGGILIRLAAYAPERIEKAVLLVPSGIAGGKMTNMLNKILIPLAAYKLFPNEKNLIRASQAMFDSEIDSDLLLQIKYVYDYVKLETAFPSYATMEELSNYQAPTLLIAAENDVFFPAEDVIPRAKEVFPSLPKTITLQGASHYQNERNLKVIIEEIEVFLT
- a CDS encoding DinB family protein codes for the protein MMKTHVERGNHMQINDKAREELLNELNDLSDDDINKKPSDREWSIQQILEHLYLMEGGITQTIAHQLATGDEKRVADKPIELSVNRSTKVQAPPFAVPTEDARSLAELKTKLFQTHEALREFVEQSSADDLEKKAYPHLSSAT
- a CDS encoding helix-turn-helix domain-containing protein, which encodes MAKYSDEFKVMIVCEYLTGRLGYDALTKKYGVKSTGQLRAWVSAYQKYGVEGIMRKKNHEVYSVQFKLDVLSFMKRTGASRAETALHFGLTNPPLISSWKKRFLEGGAEALDNPKGRPAMPEKAKNVKKVQKPAQQDEMTREQELERENELLRLEVAYLKKLRAFQMDPDGYLEKHKQRYHSNSKKNSD
- a CDS encoding spore coat protein; translation: MEYYSSEEKEWSALDRSSEHPIASCSRESSNTGADADLISDIEQLSNELIVIRDSCNITVRTTDTQVAVSLQAALQVAIAIVVNISIADGNRAERVTAELLERAQIRQTNRQRLIIVNSRDVDVTTEDTDVAISLQLLLQILLALIVQLDIL